GCTCTCTCCGCCGACGCCATATAGGCGGTTTTTGAGAGTATCACACTTTTATGGCTATATCGGCAGGGTGCCTCGCCTGCCGACGAATCTTCGAGGCTCGCACAGCGTAGCTTTGGACATTGCGCGAAGCTGTGTCAAACGAAGCAATGTCGTCTAAGCATGTAGACGCCAGGAGTTGCTTGTTTCTGGACAGGGGTTCGATTCCCCTCAACTCCACCAATAACTTCCACAATCCAATCCATAAAATTCCAACACAAAGCCACTTAAGCCATTCAATACAAGAGAGCGAAATGGCGCCAATTCTCTCTTTTTGCCCCTCCGATGCCGATCGATAACTTTTTTCGAATCTGCCGAGAAGTTCGAGCGTGCAGGCTTTTTTGACCTTTCTCTTCCGGTTTGGGTACAATCGTCTCTACAGGCAGCTTTTTCTGCCGATGCCGTGACAATTCAGTCGGTAGTCCGGCGCTTTCGTTTGGTTGGACAGAAGCTGGATCGGGAAGTCGCAGATTTTGAAACAGGAGAGTCCGAATGGTAAAAGAGAGCACGTCGCCCCTTGTGAAACATATGGTCAATCAGCTTCGGGATGCCCATTGTGACGCTTTCAGATTCCGCTGGATACTCAAAGAGCTTGCAAAGCAGCTGTTGGCGGAATGTTGTGGCGTTCTGCCGCTCATGGAGAGGAAAATACCGACGTGGCAGGGGAATTTCGTGGGATCTTTCGTCGACGAAAGCCGCATCACCTGTGTCTGTATTCTTCGCGCCGCCCTACCGATGCAAGATGGCGTGCTGGAAGTGCTTGGCGAAGCCGAAGGGGGCTTTCTTGCCATGAAAAGAGACGAGCAGACCCATGAAAGCCGACTCTATTACGATCGGATTCCCGATATTTCGGGAAAAACTGTCATTGTCGTTGATCCGATGGTGGCCACGGGTGGGTCGCTGCACGATGCGTTGGCACTGTTGAAAGAGCGCCAACCGAAACAGATCATCTCTTTGAATGCGATCGGTGCTCGGGAAGGGGTCGAACGGATAGAAAAGGCTTTTCCCGATGTCGATCTACATATCGCCCAAATCGATCCAACACTCAACAAAGACGCCTATATCGTTCCGGGACTCGGAGATGCGGGAGACCGTGCCTACAACACCATTTAAAAAAATAGAAACAAACCGATTTATCCATAACTGATCCTGTTCGAATGAGATGGAGGGTGACATCAGTAATCAAAACAAGGAGTGTTCCGGATGGGATGGCTAAAAAAGAGTGGGGAAGAGAAAGAGAAAATCGAGAAACTCGAATCCGAGAACAGACGTCTGAACGAGGAGCTGTCTGAAGCGAAAAAAGCACTGGAGTCGATGCGTCGGGAAAGAAATGACAGAGAGGATGTCGAAACTTCGCGAATCAAAGATGAAGTGATCGACATGCTGATAAACTCCTACGAGAGTGGGGTCGCCTTTACGCGGACCATCATGGAGAACAACAGCGAAATGCTGGATGAGGCGGACGATTTAAACACCAGGACGGCCAATCGCATCGAAAACGTTGAAAAAGAGCGGGATGCCGTGAACATGACGGTCGATGAGATTGGAGAGGAAACGAACAATCTCGAAACCGGTGCCAATACATTGACAGAAAGCGTGGATTCGATCAGTGAAATTATCGGGCTGATCAAGGATATAAGCGATCAGACCAATCTGCTGGCCCTCAATGCCGCCATCGAAGCGGCCCGGGCCGGAGAACACGGCAGGGGATTCGCCGTCGTGGCCGACGAGGTGCGAAAACTGGCCGAACGCACCCAAAAAGCGACCCAGGAAGTGGAGATCAATATCGGTCAGCTCAAGCAGAACGCTTCGGAGATTATGGATGTGGCGGACCGTTTCAGACGCAGCGGTGAATCGATTCAGCAAAAACTGGCTGCTTTTTTCGAAGAGCTCGAATATGTCATCAGCAATTCTGCCCGCATTCGGGCCATTACCGAAAACATCACCAATGAGATCGGGGTTGGTGTCGGAAAACTGGACCATATTCTATTCAAACTGCTGGCCTACAAAGCGTTCATTCGCGGGGAACGGCCCGAATTGATCGATGAGCATGGCTGTCGTTTCGGCAAATGGTTCAAAACCAATCAACATAAAATCGACGATGATCAGAAGACGCTCAACGATGTGGCACATTACCATGTCGAGGTGCACCAGGGAGTCAAAGAGGCTGTGCGAAAATGGCTCGACGAGAAGGCTTACCGTGAAGCGATCGAGCGGATGAAAGAGGTCGAAGAGGCCAGTGAAAAGGGCTTTGAAGAGCTTTACGAGAGTTTTGTCTCCCATCGTCAATAAAGAGGCAGATAGATTTTATCAATCATCTCCCGGTATTCTGCGGCGGCGTCACTGTCGATCGTGATGCCTCCACCGCTTTTGTAAACAAATCCATCGGCTCTTTTTTCGATAAAACGTATCATGACGGCGCTGTCGACGTTTTTCCCGTCGAAAACTCCGAAAATCCCGGTGAAGAATCCTCTTTTGTGGGTTTCGATTCTTTCGATGATTTCACAGGTCTTTTTTTTGGGCGTACCGGAAATGGAACCGGCCGGCAGCATCTTTTTTAAAATCTCTCCCAGCCTTTCGGGCCAATCTCTTTGCAGTTTCGCTTCGATGTGCGAACTCACCTGCAGCAGTGTTTTGTCGGCCGTTACGATCTTCTCGATGTAACGAAACCGCTTGACCCGTACTTTCGATCCCACGATTCCCAAATCGTTGCGAAGGAGATCAACGACCATGATATGCTCCGCCATCTCCTTTTTGTCGGCAAGTATTTTGGCTTTCGCATCGTAAACGGAGGCGTCGATCGTTCCTTTCATCGGGTAGGTCGAGATGGTGTCCTCCTCGATGCGGATGAAGGGTTCGGGTGTAAAACAGACGAACTTTCCGGGTACCAGCAGTTTGTACGGGGCAA
This genomic interval from Hydrogenimonas urashimensis contains the following:
- a CDS encoding CZB domain-containing protein, translating into MLFKLLAYKAFIRGERPELIDEHGCRFGKWFKTNQHKIDDDQKTLNDVAHYHVEVHQGVKEAVRKWLDEKAYREAIERMKEVEEASEKGFEELYESFVSHRQ
- the upp gene encoding uracil phosphoribosyltransferase; the protein is MVKESTSPLVKHMVNQLRDAHCDAFRFRWILKELAKQLLAECCGVLPLMERKIPTWQGNFVGSFVDESRITCVCILRAALPMQDGVLEVLGEAEGGFLAMKRDEQTHESRLYYDRIPDISGKTVIVVDPMVATGGSLHDALALLKERQPKQIISLNAIGAREGVERIEKAFPDVDLHIAQIDPTLNKDAYIVPGLGDAGDRAYNTI
- a CDS encoding aminodeoxychorismate synthase component I; the protein is MTDGFAEISRLAAEGTPFLFIVSYDKSEIIVKRLDELNGIRFSIKGMTGIGNLKKRSGKKKNAPLPASRVTLKKKPVPFATYKKAFDRVIEEIERGNTYLLNLSFSTPIDISFNLEEVFDTVFAPYKLLVPGKFVCFTPEPFIRIEEDTISTYPMKGTIDASVYDAKAKILADKKEMAEHIMVVDLLRNDLGIVGSKVRVKRFRYIEKIVTADKTLLQVSSHIEAKLQRDWPERLGEILKKMLPAGSISGTPKKKTCEIIERIETHKRGFFTGIFGVFDGKNVDSAVMIRFIEKRADGFVYKSGGGITIDSDAAAEYREMIDKIYLPLY